DNA from Phragmites australis chromosome 16, lpPhrAust1.1, whole genome shotgun sequence:
CCTGTAATGATTCTTATCTCTCTCAAGCTATCAAACAAGTGCATTGCCAATgtgcaaaaagaaaacaaaaataaagtaCGTGGTAGCAGAGTAAGTTGCTACGAAGCTGCGACGCAGCTAGCTGATGGCGGCAAGCCATGTTCTGTTCACGCAAACAGCAAAAACTAGTCGTGCCAGCTGAATTAGTCTGATCAGTAGTTAACACAGATGAAGAAGTCTAGCTACATGAATCTTGGTCGATAGGCAAATCGTGAAATTCCACGAAATCCGTTCGTTCAAACAAACACAAAGTCTCTGAAAAGAAAAAGCAAATTGTTGTTTTGGACAGCATGATGCTTCGTGTGCTTAAGCTAAATAACAGCCAACATCAGACGAAGTGCATGATGGTCCATACTTTATTTCTATTTGTTGGTTTGGACATTGATACCGTCCTCCGATATATATTGGCTGTCACTTCATCTAAATCTATGTTAACAGAAATTATAAAAGCTGCATAATAATTCAAAAGTATTTTTATAACAAACGTACTCGTATTGCTTTGACCTAGCAAACTTTGTTCTATACTTGTCTTGTCCATTCTTATACATAGACCGGGTGTGATCTCTTATACGACAAGTCAATAGAGCTctctttatatataaaaaaacttagtTCTTGATATTTTGTGTAAAGCTGGACTATACGCATTCTAAAATAATGTCCGTCGATGATCAGTGAACCGTTAATCTCACGAGTTTGTAGAAAGAGTAGGGGATGCTTTAAGTAGATAAATCACATCATGCACATAGAATTTTATATAGGTACATGCCTTCTTTAGAATAATAGTTATACATCCTATTGATCTTGTATAAATCTCTGAGACTATTTAGAAAGGAGCTCTTGGCTAgtatagatggatctaaacctagtcgaagTGCTTCCTTATGCGCAATTACGGAGAGTTGTTAATATAGATCTAAACTACATAAGGCTCAAAGGTTCATAGCTCCTGTAGGCTTGAAAGACTTTAATTGACTTTGATGTGTCTTGTTTTCCTCCTTAGCAAGTCCTCTCGCTCCGTATACAATAGGAGAGTCGTTGTACGGCTTTTGGAGTcgtttattattatttttagagataaatttatctgtttacgagatatcctaAGTATTTGCGAGTAGTTTTTATATATCCAGTGATTCTATTCTCTAGGATAGAGATATGACTCAAGAATATAAAAAATCCTAGATATCCAGATACGATTTCGTGAACCATCgcaaaatatgcatataaataCACACTCATCGCCCAAGCAAATGACACACAAATCAGTTTAGTTAGCATGTACGCAACAAAGGCGCTCTCCCTGTTCAGGAGCCAGCCGGAGGCGGCGTCACGGCCGCCGCCGGAGGGCCGGAACTCCGGCTACCTCGTGGTGAAGGGCCCTGAAGACCACGGCGACGAGACGTGCTGCTGGGGCACGTGCGGCGGGACGCGCGTGTGGGAGCTCCCGTTCCCGCAGAACCACTTGCTCACGGTGCAGTACACGCAGCAGCAAGGCCAGAGCAGCACCACCTACGAAGAGGTCGTCTTGTGCGTGCCCGTCCCCGACCAGCCGCTCGCGTCCAACCGCTACTACGTGGTCATCGCCAAGGGCAAGCGCAAGGGGCTCGTCAGGGCGTGCTCCCGAGAGGAGGACATGGCCACGTGCTGCTTCTGCCGGTGCATCAAGGACGTGAAGCCCCGGCCGTTCGACCCAGTTGACATCTACCAGCAGATCGAGATAGTCCAGCGCAGGCGGGGGTCCTTCACGGCGAGGGCCGTAGCCGCCGACGGCTTCCCGCCCTCCCTCTACCGCAATAAGTACTGGCGCGTGTACGCGTCCAAGTCCAAAAACTACGACCTCGGCGAGGCGGCGCGGGGCCTCGACGCCGCGCTCCGATCGCGCCAGCTATCTGACGCCAACCTCGTCGACGCGCTCCCGGCGCCGGCCAACTTGGCCGTCGGGAAATGGTACTGCCCATTCTACCTCATCAAAGAAGACGGCGTCGCGCCAGCAGAGCAGATGGACCGCAGCGCGTTCTACGAGGTGGCGCTCGAGCAGCGCTGGGAGCTGGTGCACGAGCACCGCGGCGGCTCGAAGCTGGCCAGCAAGAAAGCATTCATCGGCGGGAGCGTGGAAGCGAGGCAGGAGGCGGGGAGCTCGCGACACGGCGATGCGTACGCATGGTTCagggcgacggcgacggggcAGAGGATCGGGGTGTGCACGAGCGTGTGGGAGAGGATGCGGTGGGAGGAGTACAGAGGTGGGTGggtcgacgaggaggaggacgccgggaagGTGGCCGGCGGATCCGTGCTGGTGGAGAGATTCGTGGTGAAGAGGATGGATGGCAGCGTGGCCGTGGCCTTTGACTTTGTGCATCTCAACAAGATCAGAGCAAAGGAGTTGTGAATTCAGCCTTACTTTTGCTTGCACGCgcatgtttgtgtgtgtgtgagagagagagaggagatggtAAATTATGTAGGTGTCTGTGAGATAATGGTAATGGTGTTATTAAGGCTTCTTGCTTAATTAGGCTGTTCATCGCCTTGCATCTATATCCAGGGTTCATCGTTTAAGGTTTTTGTGTAAATCAAGTTTTGTGTACTTTTGTTATTGTGTGccatataaaattaaatatttgctGTATTTCCATCGCCTGAAATGTTTTGAAGAAATACCATCTTCAAGATTTGTGCTCTGGTTAAGAATGTTGTCTCCTCGGGGGAGGATGGTTCTGGGACCAAAACTTAGGCTGAGGCGCTGAGCCAAGCTGGTTAGATCATCCTTAACCAATTTCTGTTAGAACTCAGAATCTCTttacgaagggattttcgttctttTCAGCACTTCAACAGTTTCTCTTCACGATTTCCGTTACGAATGGATTTTCAAGGTCATTCCCTCCAAGAtaggattctctctcttttcacttCACGAATCAATTCGAAGGAAAGcagttagagatgagagaaaataaaagaaataagaatggagagtgtcggtgtattaggaaccaggggtccctgaatcccgagaccgggccggccatccgccacatgtcaccatcccgcgaggtccaccctgcaggataagaagaaactaagtcccgggagaaggtgctcggggccgtagcctataggttcccgagcaccccagttccccgatgatccgcagagtccaagtaccgggaaggaagtgctcggaaggtttctcacttatccccgagtactgtagtcccccgatgatccaaacaccgaagtgctcaggagagagtgctcggggctgcacgtggcagcccccgaggactcggttccccgaaggtcccaccgaagtgctcgggagagagtgctcggggctgcacgtggcagcccccgaggactcggttccccgaaggtctcacccaagtactcgggagagagtgctcggggctgcacgtggtagcccccgaggactcggttccccgaaggtctcacccaagtactcgggagagagtgctcggggctgcacgtggcagcccccgaggactcggttccccgaaggtctcacccaagtactcgggagagagtgctcggggctgcacgtggcagcccccgaggactcggttccccgaaggtctcacccaagtactcgggagagagtgctcggggctgcacgtggcagcccccgaggactcggttccccgaaggtctcacccaagtactcgggagagagtgctcggggctgcacgtggcagcccccgaggactcggttccccgaaggtctcaccgaagtgctcgggagagagtgctcggggctgcacgtggcagcccccgaggactcggttccccgaaggtctcaccgaagtgctcgggagagagtgctcggggctgcacgtggcagcccccgaggactcggttccccgaaggttcgcgcaagatcgtccgacgacccgaagggtcccatcgtcggggtgtcagccagtcaaaggcccaatgccgcatttaataggcacgcgcggcctgacatcctgacattctcagctgcccacgccccagtgtcagaccctgccatgcactggcaggggggcgtgggtccattaaatgcacgggtcccgtcccgtttcatccgggtgcctcgggataacgttgccagaatcgaagcgctccgcctgccaccctgccctggcagaagaacaagacagggtgggcgcaccgggcacctctgaggctgcccggtgggccctcttaatggcgcccgagggTATCCATAGTGGCGGGTGATCGGATGCGCGACCGCATTTTTCCAccacccctgtcacttcgccaagacggaatgatgacgcctttctccgtggcaccttggcactcgcaccccctctttcccattcaggatatgtcgaggtcggcgcgcctataaaaggaaaggatggagaacacgtaaaaggtgtgaagaaaaagaaagaggacgcagacgctcgaaccagctcaagccaagctagaacacgagagcctcaagctctctgtaagtggctctctcttgtaaccagatacatccttgaagaattcccttcaaggatagatatagcactcacacaggagtagggtgttacgcccccgtgcggcccgaacctgtctaaaccccggtgcacccatctttctcgcactaggacgatcatctcccaccagccactgcatttatttccgtttcccgcttatttcccaaacaagctcgttcaggatcatccccccggccgaatctctaaaaaggggtctctcgggatccctgcgacaggagttcaccctccgacagagaGGGAAATcggaaaagaaataaaatgaagagaatatgctTAAGGATGATATTATAGCATTGTTCTATACTGCTATCTATTTATGCGCCGAAACTTTGTAATAATAGCTACGTGTATCACGTTCTTAATAGGGAGATTCTACTATTTATTACTGAATAAGTTGTATGTTCTACGATATAGCATCAGTATGTCAATGATATATGGATCCAGATCCTATATATTATTCTCATAATAAATGTTATATCGTAAAACATACATTTATTTATGGTAAATTGTAGATCGTTCCTTCTTAATAATGGCTACCCATCCTTATCACGTGATGCAGATTCCTGAACAAAAGTCATGCAATCCAtccttatttattttcttttactcAGGTAGGTTCCGTTCCCTTAACTATGCCACGGTCTATGGGAGAAAAATCCTATGGGACCAGGTCTACAACCTCATCAACCTGGACCCCCTCCAAACCATGACACGTGGCGGCATAAATCAGCATCCATACCATTAACTCCCCCGTTAACCCCACTAACTCCCCATTAGCCCATAATCCCATTCCCGATTCCTGCTCCTACTTCCAATCCCGATCGTCTTCAACATCCATCTCAAGGAGACGAGAACGAGGGCTTTCATAGTCTAGGGCCGACGTTGGCTCGGACCACGGCGGCGCTCCAGCAAGAAAGTGTACATCTTCACTGCGATGACATTGACGGCCATGGCTTCAGTCACGACGAGCGCTCTGGACGAACAGCCTTGGACTAGAAAACATCGTCGGCGCAGGCTACGACTTCGCTTGTGATTAGTCATCTGATTTATGCTTTGCTTTTCTCTTGTGATTACTAGATCAAACCGACTTCGCTGATCAAATATTGTTTCTTGTGGAGACCAGCAATGCATGACACTCTTCTCTGAAACTTGATGCAAGTAGTACTCAGATTTTGTTCAAGAAGGATTGCTCCGAATTTCTGTATACGTGCTCACAAACCTCAAACTGACCTCATGAATATAAAAGATGGGACTCCGTTATGGGTGAATGGCAAAACTCGTTTACATGATTATGGAAATAAAAATATTCCAGAACCAacagataaatattagatgcaTGTTTCATGGCCAGTGCTCATGATCCAAATAAGCGTGCTATCACAAACAGTTTACACATTGACTCGAtaacagagaaaaaaaagaaaagtatcCTAAGAAAAACAGACTTTTTTGCTCAACTAAACATGCCATTGCATTTGTCTGATATTCTTGGACTCCAGATCAAGATCATGTATGATGACCTCCATTGAAATCCAATCTCCTGGCAGTAGAAAATGCTGTAGCATTTCCATGAGCTTGAAGTAGTAGACTTGTAACTTCTCCATGGATAGCTGGAACAAAGATTGCAGAGTAATCACCAAATGTCGAGGGTGCTGCTGATGACACAGTTATATTATCAGCACAAGCATGAGAGTCTAGCTGCCCCTATAaaataaagaaggaaaaaaattccACTTTTGGCCCTTAAACTATCACGTTTGTTTGATTTTAACCCTCAACTAAAAAACCATGTAACTCACACCCTAAACTATCAAATCCGGTCTAATTTACACCCCAAGCCCGTTTTGGGTGGGTTTTTGCTGACATGGCAGCGGTATTGAAGGTCGAGCCCACTTAGCAGTGCCATGCAGTCATTGACATGTCCTCCTCCTATTCTGTCTAGTCGACGCCACTGTCTCCTCCCGCTTCGGTGACCTTGAATGACCGCCATCGCCGTCCGGCCACTCCGCTCCTTTCAGCGGTTATAAAAGGGCGCCTCCGGCCTCGACACACCCTTTCCACCACATCCACTGCTCTCTCTCGATCTCCGTGCCCAAATCACTGCTGCCAAGATCGTATTCTCCCACTTCGACGAGGGAGCGCCCACGCCGATCTCCTTCGGTGGGGAGTCTCGCATTGCGTCTTCACGTCTAAAGCACCATGCCGTTGCCAGGAACATGCATGAGGGCTCGCCTTCATTCATCATCCATCACAGCGCTGCCGCAATGATCTCCACCCTTGGTTGTTACCGTTCATTGTCGCCATGCCTCTCTGTGCCGTCTCGGGCCAAGTCGAGACCATGTTCAGCTTCACCACGACCGTGCGATGCCGAGGCCCCACCTCCCTGCCGTCCACGACAACCGGTTGTACCTCAAATTTTGAATGGTTGGCAATAACTTGGCTATGATGTTTTGCAGCGTTCTGGTAGATATGCCATAAACAGAGATGATGAATTGTGTATGGGAGAACAATTGCAATCGCCTTTGCCATTACAGCACATTGATTAGTGAAAAATGTTTTAGGTTGTTTACCATA
Protein-coding regions in this window:
- the LOC133895116 gene encoding uncharacterized protein LOC133895116 translates to MYTTKPFSLFKSHPEAASRSPPEGGNSGYLVVKGAEEEEEEDSRTCCWGICRDTRVLELPFPQNRVLTVRYTKSDGEGSTTYEVFFFFFFFFERRQRIASYNKKAGVSTKIKNSLRERGSKNRLDKADSILKTELYIAQANDTQISLVSMYATKALSLFRSQPEAASRPPPEGRNSGYLVVKGPEDHGDETCCWGTCGGTRVWELPFPQNHLLTVQYTQQQGQSSTTYEEVVLCVPVPDQPLASNRYYVVIAKGKRKGLVRACSREEDMATCCFCRCIKDVKPRPFDPVDIYQQIEIVQRRRGSFTARAVAADGFPPSLYRNKYWRVYASKSKNYDLGEAARGLDAALRSRQLSDANLVDALPAPANLAVGKWYCPFYLIKEDGVAPAEQMDRSAFYEVALEQRWELVHEHRGGSKLASKKAFIGGSVEARQEAGSSRHGDAYAWFRATATGQRIGVCTSVWERMRWEEYRGGWVDEEEDAGKVAGGSVLVERFVVKRMDGSVAVAFDFVHLNKIRAKEL